A window from Rhizosphaericola mali encodes these proteins:
- a CDS encoding peptidase domain-containing ABC transporter produces MNYPFYKQLNVKDCGPTCLKIIAKYYGKYLRIEFLRKKMGLNKLGVSFLNIRNAAKEIGFDVQGYQINYTQLQSIDLPAILHWDHDHFVVLFSIKHRKITIADPSQGIISYSPEDFKVHWEQILNNNYSENLGFVLCISPTEFFFQLDNQKENKINWKLIIKYLSPRKMQLIEVIISLVIISIFQLIFPFLTQTIVDIGIDTKDIQFIFVILLAQLMLAMSQTFVSFFRSRMLLKISSTLNLQLLSDFWIKLNKIPLSFFDSRQSGDLLQRINDHKVVQDFLTNTALNTFFSIFTFIVYAVVVMTYDISIFATLILCSSIYFLWNFIFFKIRRKINYSSFSLSSNENNSTLQLIQGMQDIRLANAERQKRWEWEDIQASVFKLNIKKLNYSQIQSAGGNLINQTQNIIISFIIAQMVINNYLTLGGMLAIQYIIGQLSGPINQWVSFIQGLQDAQISLERLNEIHELPSEEDIDVNYVNRIPDNASLYLENISFAYPGMQKKVLDNINLTIENGKVTAIVGESGSGKTTLLKILLKVYDQYDGNIELGSILNRNEKCFGFYQIRHNYWRSIIGAVLQESYIFNDTIELNIAVGQNVRSINRKELYDSCRIANILSFIESLPKGFQTKLGLDGLNLSQGQKQRILIARAIYKNPKYLILDEATNSLDANNERVIVKALDTFFKGRTVIIVAHRLSTVIRADKIVVINNGCVVEEGKHDDLIQRKGEYYNLIKNQLELDN; encoded by the coding sequence ATGAATTATCCATTTTATAAACAGCTTAACGTCAAGGATTGTGGTCCAACCTGCTTAAAAATTATAGCAAAATATTACGGAAAATATTTGAGAATTGAGTTTTTAAGAAAAAAAATGGGATTAAATAAATTGGGGGTCTCTTTTTTAAATATAAGGAATGCCGCCAAAGAAATTGGATTTGACGTTCAAGGATATCAAATTAATTATACCCAACTGCAAAGTATTGATTTACCAGCGATTCTTCATTGGGATCATGATCATTTTGTAGTTTTATTTAGCATTAAACATCGTAAAATTACTATTGCCGATCCCTCTCAAGGCATAATAAGTTATTCTCCTGAGGATTTTAAAGTACATTGGGAGCAAATTTTAAACAATAATTATAGTGAAAATTTAGGTTTTGTATTATGTATTTCACCAACAGAATTTTTTTTTCAACTTGATAATCAAAAAGAAAATAAAATAAATTGGAAGTTAATTATTAAATATTTATCTCCTAGAAAAATGCAGTTAATAGAAGTAATAATTTCTTTAGTTATTATTTCAATTTTTCAGCTAATATTCCCCTTTTTAACCCAAACTATAGTAGATATTGGAATAGATACTAAAGATATACAATTTATTTTTGTAATACTTTTAGCCCAATTAATGCTTGCAATGAGCCAGACATTTGTGAGTTTCTTTAGGAGTCGAATGCTTTTAAAAATTTCTAGTACTCTTAATTTACAATTACTATCTGATTTCTGGATAAAACTTAATAAAATACCTCTTTCGTTTTTTGATTCAAGGCAATCTGGAGATTTGTTACAGAGAATAAATGACCACAAAGTAGTGCAAGATTTTTTAACAAATACAGCATTAAATACATTTTTCTCTATTTTTACTTTTATAGTTTATGCTGTTGTCGTTATGACTTATGACATTTCTATATTTGCAACGTTAATTTTATGTAGCTCCATCTATTTTTTGTGGAATTTTATTTTTTTTAAAATTAGAAGAAAAATAAATTATAGTTCATTTTCCCTCTCTTCTAATGAAAATAATTCAACATTACAACTTATACAAGGAATGCAAGATATTCGCTTAGCTAATGCTGAAAGACAAAAAAGATGGGAGTGGGAGGATATTCAAGCTTCGGTTTTTAAATTAAATATTAAAAAATTAAATTATAGCCAAATACAATCAGCTGGAGGTAATTTAATAAATCAAACTCAAAATATTATAATTAGTTTTATAATTGCGCAAATGGTAATTAATAATTACTTAACGCTTGGTGGAATGCTGGCAATACAATATATTATAGGTCAGTTAAGTGGACCTATAAATCAATGGGTGTCATTTATCCAAGGACTTCAGGATGCTCAAATAAGTTTAGAGCGCTTGAATGAAATTCATGAGCTTCCATCCGAAGAAGATATTGATGTGAATTATGTAAATAGAATTCCCGATAATGCAAGCCTATACTTAGAGAATATTTCATTTGCTTATCCAGGAATGCAGAAAAAGGTTTTGGACAATATCAATTTAACTATTGAAAATGGTAAGGTAACTGCAATTGTTGGAGAAAGTGGAAGTGGTAAAACCACTTTGCTAAAAATATTACTTAAAGTTTATGATCAATATGATGGCAATATAGAATTAGGTTCAATTTTAAATAGAAATGAAAAATGTTTCGGTTTTTATCAAATACGACATAATTATTGGAGGTCAATAATTGGTGCTGTATTACAAGAGAGTTATATATTTAATGATACTATAGAACTTAATATAGCTGTTGGTCAAAATGTTAGATCGATTAATCGAAAAGAATTATATGACAGTTGTAGAATTGCAAATATTCTTTCATTTATTGAATCTTTACCGAAAGGTTTCCAAACAAAACTGGGTTTAGATGGACTAAACTTAAGTCAAGGACAAAAGCAGAGAATCTTAATTGCACGTGCAATTTATAAAAATCCTAAGTATTTAATTTTGGATGAGGCTACAAATTCTTTAGATGCTAATAACGAAAGGGTAATTGTTAAAGCGCTAGATACTTTTTTTAAAGGTCGCACTGTAATAATTGTAGCCCATAGACTTAGTACTGTAATTAGAGCTGATAAAATTGTTGTCATTAATAATGGATGTGTTGTAGAAGAAGGTAAACATGACGATTTGATTCAAAGAAAAGGTGAATATTATAATCTAATTAAAAATCAACTGGAATTAGATAATTAA
- the tnpA gene encoding IS200/IS605 family transposase, producing the protein MAICRQISERYEIHFVEIGLHENHVHFWVQSLPALSVKEIAQTIKSITAKEVFRRHPEVKKELWSDSFWTIGYYVNTIGQYTSEDIICRYIFGQGKSKESKEYKKVYSSQLRLSE; encoded by the coding sequence GTGGCGATATGTCGGCAGATTTCAGAGCGTTATGAGATCCATTTTGTGGAGATAGGCTTGCACGAGAATCATGTTCATTTTTGGGTCCAAAGCCTCCCAGCTCTGAGCGTTAAAGAGATTGCACAGACGATCAAGAGCATAACGGCGAAAGAAGTCTTCCGTCGTCACCCAGAGGTGAAAAAAGAATTGTGGAGTGACTCATTCTGGACGATTGGCTATTATGTGAATACGATTGGGCAATATACCAGCGAGGACATTATATGCAGATATATATTCGGACAGGGTAAAAGCAAGGAGTCCAAAGAATATAAAAAGGTTTATAGTTCACAATTGAGGCTGTCCGAATAA
- a CDS encoding relaxase/mobilization nuclease domain-containing protein — translation MIAKQTRGSAGSCPRMVDYALREKGLKHPDEKANIVVQNGCYGSHAEIKEQMKMAMELNKGKCQSPMFHAIFSLAENERLTKDQELALAEKLVKEFKLENSIVLGVKHASSENKDHYHFIVCLPPIDGKATPNMFKSKIRLMEIARSCELEFGLKQVETPKIGIDPKQRLRNNARFEKARQDLGKALIGTKSMLEFVAKMNGVGYSLRKGRGLGIVEDKTGIYYKASDLGLSLQKIEKIIAFNKIQEKQYENPAFRMDSIYQQKMSSPSNGNTTKSQELSSFNIIETLLNHIGKTMQAEDFYGGSISLSETEEEKLKKLKRKRGIRR, via the coding sequence ATGATAGCAAAGCAAACAAGGGGTTCGGCAGGGTCGTGTCCCAGAATGGTGGACTATGCCCTACGGGAAAAAGGACTGAAACACCCGGACGAAAAAGCAAACATCGTTGTCCAAAACGGATGCTACGGTTCCCATGCTGAAATAAAAGAGCAAATGAAGATGGCAATGGAACTCAACAAAGGCAAATGTCAATCCCCTATGTTCCACGCAATATTTAGCCTCGCAGAAAACGAAAGACTGACCAAGGATCAGGAACTTGCTTTAGCTGAAAAACTGGTCAAGGAATTTAAATTGGAGAATAGCATTGTGTTGGGCGTGAAACACGCTTCTTCTGAGAATAAAGACCACTACCACTTTATCGTTTGCCTACCTCCTATTGATGGCAAGGCCACACCTAATATGTTTAAATCCAAAATACGTTTGATGGAAATTGCAAGATCATGCGAATTGGAATTTGGACTCAAACAAGTTGAAACACCGAAAATTGGGATTGACCCAAAGCAGCGCTTGAGAAACAATGCAAGATTTGAAAAGGCCAGACAGGATTTGGGAAAGGCCCTCATTGGAACAAAGTCAATGTTGGAGTTTGTAGCAAAAATGAATGGGGTAGGTTATTCCTTAAGAAAAGGAAGAGGACTGGGTATTGTGGAAGACAAGACCGGTATTTACTACAAAGCGAGTGATTTAGGACTGAGTCTTCAGAAAATAGAAAAGATTATTGCCTTTAACAAGATCCAGGAAAAACAGTATGAAAATCCAGCTTTTCGGATGGACAGCATTTACCAGCAAAAAATGTCCTCTCCCTCCAATGGTAATACTACGAAGAGCCAAGAACTCTCATCTTTTAATATCATAGAGACATTGTTAAACCATATCGGTAAGACAATGCAAGCAGAAGACTTTTATGGTGGTTCTATTTCCCTTTCCGAAACGGAAGAGGAAAAACTCAAAAAACTCAAGAGAAAGCGTGGTATTCGTAGATAA
- a CDS encoding plasmid mobilization protein, giving the protein MKNKTTRIYLRATTIEKAIIKQKAAKCEMTVSDFLIASARNVEIKLYKKTIPASVNKTVLAMLQSANNFNQFTRYCHSDRLKNIAESELHFYANRLYQLANEIKNALQ; this is encoded by the coding sequence ATGAAAAATAAAACAACTAGGATATATCTCCGTGCTACCACCATAGAAAAAGCCATCATAAAACAAAAAGCCGCCAAATGCGAGATGACGGTTTCCGATTTTTTGATCGCCTCTGCACGTAACGTGGAGATCAAACTTTACAAAAAAACGATTCCGGCATCGGTTAACAAAACTGTATTGGCCATGCTACAAAGTGCCAACAATTTTAACCAGTTCACAAGGTATTGCCATTCGGACCGACTCAAAAACATAGCCGAATCAGAACTTCATTTTTACGCAAACAGACTGTACCAACTGGCGAACGAAATCAAAAATGCATTACAATGA
- a CDS encoding toprim domain-containing protein, translating into MNFQEIKRTPIPSIMEKYGHPIARRSGDALFYFAPWRAENTASVKVSIRDNLFIDYGDEKRCGSVIDLVMNLDNCSLIDASKKLEQIFGITAPMEQPNTSIINVDIAANPSFLINRESDLADKELLSYVSSERGIPIEIAQKYLRELEIEHRIFHKKQIVLGMKNNSGSWEVRGKNGNFKSCIGHKDFTFFDEGFDKVLVVEGMFDLLSAVKLGDKICFEKVNYLVLHSLSNLDRSIPKMLEHNKVFLALDLDFPGRIKTKNLIESDSKFIDLSPKYQMKDGKDLNDFLKYNKGQKRNRGRSL; encoded by the coding sequence ATGAATTTCCAAGAAATTAAAAGAACGCCTATCCCTTCCATCATGGAAAAATACGGTCATCCCATTGCTAGACGTAGTGGAGATGCACTATTTTACTTCGCTCCTTGGAGAGCAGAAAATACAGCTAGCGTGAAAGTGTCCATCCGTGACAATCTGTTTATTGACTATGGAGACGAAAAAAGATGTGGTTCTGTAATTGATTTGGTGATGAATCTAGACAACTGCAGCTTAATAGATGCCTCCAAAAAATTGGAACAAATATTTGGAATTACTGCTCCAATGGAGCAGCCCAATACCTCAATCATCAACGTTGATATAGCAGCCAATCCAAGTTTTCTAATCAACAGGGAAAGTGATTTAGCGGATAAAGAACTGTTGTCTTATGTTTCGAGCGAAAGAGGAATTCCAATCGAGATTGCCCAAAAATATCTGCGTGAATTGGAAATTGAACACAGAATTTTTCACAAAAAGCAGATTGTTCTGGGTATGAAAAACAATTCTGGGAGTTGGGAGGTGAGAGGCAAAAACGGAAATTTCAAATCCTGTATTGGACATAAAGACTTTACTTTCTTTGATGAAGGTTTCGACAAAGTTTTAGTCGTCGAGGGTATGTTTGACCTTCTTTCTGCGGTTAAATTGGGAGACAAAATCTGTTTCGAAAAAGTCAATTATTTGGTACTTCATTCCCTTAGTAATCTGGACAGATCCATTCCCAAAATGCTTGAACATAACAAAGTTTTTCTTGCACTGGATCTTGATTTTCCAGGGAGAATCAAAACAAAAAATCTAATAGAATCCGACTCCAAATTCATTGATTTATCTCCTAAATACCAAATGAAGGACGGTAAAGACTTGAACGATTTCCTGAAATACAATAAGGGACAAAAAAGGAACAGAGGACGGTCGTTGTAA
- a CDS encoding VapE domain-containing protein, with product MDNERMTSYERLEQFLLENYQFRCNIINGIIEFRHSELEQWEELNEFNVLRQLKLQSVKASMNDLINILKSDFVPSFNAFLDYFKMQLIGFDHDFDYIDQLASYVKTTANRRFRRHLKKWLVRTVKCALEDDYVNKNALILVQEKQNGGKTTFCRFLIPSLLKSYSAENISFDKDSMIALCENYIINLDELASFNKLEINMLKAILSKAFVKERHPFERKAKKIPRRASFIGSTNRTEFLTDETGNVRWIPFEVLDIDFAYSKEINIDFVWKQAYNLYLSGYPCDLTADEIKENELANQSFTVITKEMELIMNLYEVGTKEDHDLFRSTTEIEIGIRETNNVGITISTQQLGKALKVLGFTKDNRYSEEKGYPIKAYYLKFRR from the coding sequence ATGGATAATGAAAGAATGACCTCTTATGAAAGATTGGAACAGTTTCTATTGGAAAACTACCAATTCCGATGCAACATCATTAATGGCATCATTGAATTCAGACATTCAGAATTGGAACAATGGGAAGAACTAAACGAGTTCAATGTTTTGCGCCAATTGAAGTTACAAAGTGTAAAAGCTTCTATGAATGATCTGATTAATATTCTAAAATCGGACTTTGTTCCATCTTTCAATGCTTTTCTAGATTACTTCAAGATGCAATTAATCGGATTTGATCACGACTTCGATTATATCGATCAGTTAGCATCTTATGTAAAAACAACTGCCAACAGGAGATTTAGAAGACATTTAAAAAAATGGCTGGTTCGAACAGTAAAATGTGCATTGGAAGATGACTATGTCAACAAGAACGCTTTGATATTGGTGCAAGAAAAGCAAAATGGAGGTAAGACGACGTTTTGCAGATTTCTCATTCCTTCATTGCTCAAAAGTTATTCCGCCGAGAATATCTCGTTTGATAAAGATAGTATGATTGCGCTCTGTGAGAATTACATCATCAATCTTGATGAGTTAGCTTCATTTAATAAATTGGAAATCAATATGTTAAAGGCAATCTTATCAAAAGCTTTTGTAAAAGAACGTCATCCTTTTGAAAGAAAGGCAAAGAAAATTCCGAGAAGAGCATCTTTTATTGGCAGTACAAACCGAACCGAATTTCTCACCGATGAGACAGGTAATGTTCGATGGATTCCTTTTGAAGTTTTGGATATTGATTTTGCCTATTCCAAGGAGATTAATATTGATTTCGTTTGGAAACAAGCCTACAATCTTTATCTATCTGGTTATCCTTGTGATCTAACCGCAGATGAAATCAAAGAAAATGAATTAGCAAACCAGTCCTTTACAGTCATCACAAAGGAAATGGAACTAATCATGAATTTGTATGAAGTGGGAACTAAGGAAGATCACGATCTTTTTCGATCCACAACAGAAATCGAAATTGGCATCCGGGAAACCAACAATGTAGGAATTACCATTAGCACCCAGCAATTGGGGAAGGCGTTAAAAGTACTTGGGTTCACCAAGGACAACCGCTATTCTGAGGAAAAAGGCTACCCGATCAAGGCATATTATTTAAAATTTAGACGGTGA
- a CDS encoding helix-turn-helix domain-containing protein: protein MKLHDNMTTYTAKEVAIILKVSKTQVQKLEKAGVLKPIDWGDNLNKNRARRRFIRYTVEAVETFLNGGKKEVENG from the coding sequence ATGAAGTTACATGACAACATGACCACCTATACCGCTAAAGAGGTGGCAATTATCCTAAAGGTATCAAAAACACAAGTCCAAAAACTTGAAAAAGCGGGAGTGTTAAAGCCTATTGATTGGGGAGACAATCTAAACAAAAATAGGGCAAGAAGAAGATTCATTCGTTACACAGTGGAAGCCGTTGAAACCTTTCTGAATGGTGGCAAAAAGGAGGTGGAAAATGGATAA
- a CDS encoding DJ-1/PfpI family protein, whose translation MIKRIISLMFCTLLVLSCQNKKQDKDIEPFRSHPESIMELFPQPKVEIKTVGIYLYNGYSPLDAMGPYSVFTHIMGAKVFFIAKQKEIVEDGAGLKVMVDTSISEVKHLDILLIPGGLAQTYTETKDTSLLNWIRNIDRTSKYTTSVCTGAWVLGAAGLLKDKNATTHWFAKSILAKEFGANIENKRYTHSGKYWTAAGVSAGIDLSLALLNDIAGEHFTKATMLDMEYNPQPPFQGGSEGNSDKSMVEGLRAIYNEGVHPATHPNESLKNLHYDSPKDLVCGMSLGMGIGVTAYYKGKLYGFCSSTCKEAFLRNPESYTTK comes from the coding sequence ATGATAAAAAGAATCATATCTCTGATGTTTTGCACGTTACTGGTGCTATCATGTCAGAACAAAAAGCAAGATAAGGACATCGAACCCTTTAGGTCACATCCGGAATCCATCATGGAACTTTTCCCGCAGCCAAAAGTAGAGATTAAGACCGTAGGCATATATCTGTACAATGGTTATTCTCCATTGGATGCAATGGGTCCTTATTCGGTATTTACACATATCATGGGTGCGAAAGTGTTTTTTATAGCAAAACAAAAAGAAATTGTCGAAGACGGTGCTGGATTGAAAGTAATGGTCGATACATCCATTAGTGAGGTAAAGCATTTGGATATACTACTGATCCCTGGTGGGCTGGCACAAACCTATACGGAGACGAAAGACACTTCTTTACTAAACTGGATTCGTAATATTGACCGTACATCCAAATATACCACTAGCGTTTGTACTGGTGCATGGGTACTAGGGGCCGCAGGTTTATTAAAAGACAAGAATGCCACCACGCACTGGTTTGCCAAATCTATATTAGCAAAAGAATTTGGTGCCAATATAGAGAATAAACGCTATACCCATAGTGGTAAATATTGGACGGCTGCGGGTGTATCTGCTGGGATAGACCTTAGTCTAGCCTTATTGAACGATATTGCAGGGGAGCACTTTACCAAAGCCACGATGCTGGATATGGAGTATAATCCGCAGCCTCCATTTCAAGGTGGTAGCGAAGGCAATAGCGACAAAAGCATGGTCGAGGGATTGCGTGCTATCTACAACGAAGGGGTGCATCCTGCGACACATCCAAATGAAAGCCTCAAAAACCTACACTACGACAGCCCAAAAGACCTAGTCTGTGGTATGTCTTTAGGAATGGGTATTGGTGTCACCGCTTATTACAAAGGAAAATTGTACGGCTTTTGTTCCAGTACCTGTAAGGAAGCTTTCCTTAGGAATCCTGAATCATATACTACAAAGTAG